In a genomic window of Novosphingobium sp. KA1:
- a CDS encoding asparagine synthase-related protein, whose product MMQASYLAGIAISDTDRSRLLVAATAAGLEVVLDTCEIVVACSPSARIIHLGDAGILIGPLHQSGSRAALEELTAEARATVLKSGGVRLFEAFWGAWVSVIRTAEGAVLLRAPFGRLPCLYRRKGSGVIAASDIDLLRAASGEPLALDPEAIGRQLLAGDMRHPTTSLCGIEEVQGGSRLSIGTSWRPPEGIWSPWRFVGPDRCIDDLEDASRRLRHQCMVSIASRTAELENPLLLLSGGLDSSIVAASLSAQGRNFACLNLATRDRAGDEREYAGLVARHLGCHLEMRSMTIGEYDFARTGAVRLPRPVTRGYEQLIYAAAASVADELGCDGIVDGGGGDNVFCSLRSVSPAADCLLDPGGIRHFRRVCEDIGHLAQTSQWKVRWKAIRRSWSRARPYPWPVDRRLLTRDIQALASTAASHPWLAPGEAELPGRGAHIAILIAAQGYVEDGPYGTKQNCISPLVTQPLIEHCLAIPSWRWFARGNNRAAARKGYEDLLPPGIAWRNGKGTPESFLFALLERNRDAMTSHLLDGVLASAGVIDTAALAKALRDTERLKGTTYGRILQLVDAESWARGIIAN is encoded by the coding sequence ATGATGCAGGCCTCCTACCTTGCCGGCATCGCGATCAGCGATACCGATCGCAGCAGGCTGCTCGTCGCCGCGACAGCGGCGGGGCTCGAAGTGGTGCTGGACACCTGCGAGATCGTCGTGGCTTGCAGCCCCTCAGCCAGGATCATCCATCTCGGAGACGCCGGCATACTCATCGGCCCGCTCCATCAATCCGGCTCCCGCGCAGCGCTCGAGGAACTTACCGCTGAAGCGCGCGCCACCGTCCTGAAATCGGGCGGCGTCAGGTTGTTCGAGGCATTCTGGGGAGCATGGGTTTCGGTCATAAGGACTGCAGAAGGCGCTGTACTCCTTCGCGCACCCTTCGGGCGACTGCCATGCCTATACCGGCGAAAGGGAAGCGGGGTTATAGCCGCTTCGGATATCGATCTCCTGCGGGCAGCCAGCGGTGAGCCACTGGCCCTCGATCCCGAAGCGATCGGACGGCAGTTGCTGGCAGGCGACATGCGCCATCCTACCACATCGCTTTGCGGAATTGAGGAAGTACAGGGTGGATCCCGGCTTTCCATCGGCACGTCTTGGAGGCCACCAGAAGGAATTTGGTCCCCCTGGCGTTTCGTCGGCCCCGACCGCTGCATCGATGATCTCGAGGACGCATCGCGCCGCCTTCGGCACCAGTGCATGGTCTCGATCGCAAGCCGAACGGCGGAGCTCGAAAACCCGCTGCTCCTGCTTTCCGGCGGCCTCGATTCCTCCATTGTCGCAGCCAGCCTCAGCGCGCAGGGCAGGAACTTTGCCTGCCTCAACCTCGCCACCCGGGACCGGGCCGGAGACGAGCGCGAATATGCCGGTCTCGTTGCCCGGCACCTGGGTTGCCATCTTGAAATGAGATCCATGACGATCGGCGAATACGACTTTGCAAGAACCGGCGCCGTCCGACTGCCGCGTCCGGTCACGAGGGGGTACGAGCAACTGATTTACGCTGCCGCCGCAAGCGTGGCGGATGAGCTTGGTTGCGATGGCATCGTCGACGGCGGGGGCGGGGACAACGTGTTCTGCTCACTGCGATCGGTATCCCCCGCCGCAGATTGCCTGCTCGATCCGGGAGGCATCCGCCATTTCCGCCGGGTCTGCGAAGACATTGGACATCTGGCCCAGACCTCCCAGTGGAAGGTGCGCTGGAAAGCCATTCGGCGGTCGTGGTCGAGAGCACGCCCCTATCCATGGCCGGTCGATCGCCGCTTGCTGACGCGGGATATCCAGGCATTGGCAAGCACCGCTGCCTCGCACCCATGGCTGGCTCCGGGCGAAGCCGAACTGCCAGGCCGAGGGGCCCATATCGCGATCCTTATTGCAGCCCAAGGCTATGTGGAGGACGGACCTTACGGCACCAAGCAGAACTGCATATCTCCGCTGGTCACCCAGCCGCTGATCGAACACTGCCTCGCGATTCCCAGCTGGCGCTGGTTTGCACGCGGCAACAATCGCGCCGCCGCTCGCAAGGGCTACGAGGACCTTCTGCCGCCTGGGATCGCCTGGAGGAATGGCAAAGGGACGCCGGAGAGCTTCCTGTTTGCACTGCTGGAGCGCAACAGGGACGCGATGACCTCCCACCTTCTCGACGGCGTTCTGGCGAGCGCGGGCGTGATCGACACAGCCGCGCTCGCCAAGGCACTCAGGGACACGGAGCGCCTCAAGGGGACAACTTATGGCCGAATCCTGCAATTGGTGGACGCGGAATCCTGGGCGCGCGGGATCATAGCGAACTAG
- a CDS encoding Atxe2 family lasso peptide isopeptidase — MVRAITSLLAIAIASLSAGSAQAACDDILPGRAVTGERRDIEPADLVRLRDVGYSDVIPGPGSPFALSPDGRLLAFVVKRADPAANTTCSALVVVPVGEAAGGRTAKGGTDNARILDRGGALPLVAGVYRGLFITSGFSQQITPVWSPDGKSLAYRKKVDGVVQIYRAPLDGSGASPITHSDIDVEDFSWSPDGSQITYLARPGQLESKRRTEAAGLTGWLYDSSVLPHESWNPRPWVRTIPLVAFTTDLATGKTRPATEDERRRVLPETPPGTAYDLMAKSPVGAMAWTERAGPNPDAEQRLWGMLAGGKKQACAHAECAGRIVQAWWDTRGTSVLFLRRQGWNREEWALYRWTPASQRLVSITRTLDALTGCLPAGTDLICGRENAVMPRRVVAIDTRSGKSRTIFDPNPEFGQFRLGKVQRLRWTNNLGLRAWGDLALPPGYDGKTRLPLVIVQYHSFGFLRGGTGDDYPILPLAAKGFAVLSFDRPPTVSSIDPGVKNWDDALAVQFKGWADRRSIFSSLDRGIDKAIATGVVDPGRIGITGLSDGASTIEFALVNSHRFAAAAMSTCCDDMLSSLVLGGFAWGENNIKLGLPPSVDNDREYWRPVSLSVNARKIDTPLLMQLADRESLLALPALGALREAGKPVEMFVYPDEYHNKWQSAHRLATYERAINWFAYWLRGERDPDPAKQEQYARWDRLRTLRDEAVNGSVGQGSAR, encoded by the coding sequence ATGGTAAGGGCGATAACCAGTCTGCTCGCGATTGCGATCGCGAGCCTTTCCGCCGGCTCAGCTCAAGCCGCGTGCGATGACATATTGCCGGGCCGTGCCGTCACGGGGGAGCGACGCGACATCGAGCCGGCAGACCTCGTTCGGCTGCGGGATGTCGGGTACAGCGATGTGATACCCGGGCCGGGCAGTCCTTTCGCACTGTCTCCCGACGGACGGCTCCTTGCCTTTGTCGTCAAGCGTGCAGATCCGGCCGCAAACACGACCTGCAGCGCACTCGTGGTGGTGCCGGTCGGCGAGGCTGCGGGCGGCCGAACGGCCAAAGGCGGGACGGACAATGCTCGGATCCTGGATAGGGGCGGCGCCCTGCCTCTGGTGGCGGGTGTCTACCGGGGGCTGTTTATCACTTCCGGCTTTTCTCAGCAGATCACGCCGGTATGGTCGCCCGACGGCAAGTCGCTGGCCTATCGCAAGAAGGTCGACGGCGTGGTCCAGATCTATCGGGCGCCCCTCGATGGCAGCGGAGCAAGCCCGATTACCCATTCGGATATCGATGTCGAAGATTTCTCCTGGTCGCCCGACGGGTCGCAGATAACTTACCTCGCCAGACCAGGGCAGCTCGAATCGAAGCGCCGGACGGAGGCCGCAGGCCTGACCGGATGGCTCTACGATTCGAGCGTACTTCCCCATGAATCCTGGAACCCGCGACCCTGGGTTCGAACCATCCCCCTGGTCGCCTTCACTACTGACCTTGCAACAGGCAAGACGAGGCCGGCGACCGAGGACGAGCGTAGGCGTGTTTTGCCGGAAACACCGCCGGGCACCGCTTACGACCTCATGGCGAAGTCCCCAGTCGGCGCCATGGCATGGACTGAGCGGGCCGGGCCCAATCCCGATGCCGAGCAACGGCTCTGGGGGATGCTCGCAGGTGGCAAGAAGCAAGCCTGCGCGCATGCCGAATGTGCAGGACGCATTGTACAGGCATGGTGGGACACACGAGGGACTTCGGTGCTCTTCCTGCGCCGCCAGGGGTGGAACCGGGAGGAGTGGGCGCTCTATCGCTGGACTCCCGCATCGCAGAGATTGGTCTCGATCACCCGCACCCTGGATGCACTGACGGGGTGCCTCCCGGCGGGTACAGATCTGATTTGCGGCCGAGAGAATGCGGTCATGCCCCGGCGCGTAGTTGCGATCGATACGAGATCGGGCAAGAGCCGCACAATCTTCGATCCCAATCCGGAATTCGGGCAATTCAGGCTGGGCAAGGTACAGCGGCTGCGTTGGACGAACAACCTCGGTCTTCGTGCTTGGGGGGATCTCGCTTTGCCTCCCGGCTACGATGGCAAGACGCGGCTGCCGTTGGTGATCGTCCAGTACCATAGCTTCGGGTTTTTGCGTGGCGGAACCGGTGACGACTATCCGATCCTGCCTCTCGCAGCCAAAGGCTTCGCCGTGCTGAGCTTCGACCGGCCACCGACTGTGTCATCAATCGATCCCGGCGTGAAAAATTGGGACGACGCCCTTGCCGTGCAGTTCAAAGGCTGGGCAGACCGGCGGAGCATTTTCTCGTCGCTGGACCGCGGCATCGACAAGGCTATCGCGACAGGCGTTGTCGATCCCGGGCGGATCGGCATCACCGGACTTAGCGACGGGGCATCGACTATCGAGTTTGCCCTCGTCAATTCGCACCGCTTCGCTGCCGCAGCCATGAGTACGTGCTGCGATGACATGCTCAGTTCGCTGGTGCTGGGCGGGTTTGCCTGGGGCGAGAACAACATCAAGCTTGGGCTTCCGCCCTCGGTGGACAACGATCGGGAGTACTGGCGCCCGGTTTCTCTCTCGGTCAACGCGCGCAAGATCGACACGCCGCTCCTCATGCAATTGGCGGATCGGGAAAGTTTACTTGCACTGCCTGCGCTGGGTGCGCTTCGGGAGGCCGGCAAGCCCGTCGAAATGTTTGTCTACCCCGATGAGTATCACAACAAGTGGCAGTCGGCGCACCGGCTCGCCACTTACGAGCGTGCGATCAACTGGTTCGCCTATTGGCTGAGAGGCGAGCGCGATCCCGACCCGGCAAAGCAGGAGCAATATGCCCGGTGGGACAGGCTTCGCACGCTGCGGGACGAGGCAGTGAACGGTTCTGTGGGGCAGGGCAGTGCCCGCTAG
- a CDS encoding lasso peptide biosynthesis B2 protein, with product MPYALRSGISFCMVEERPVFLDLFADRYFGLSPTLEAAFLHVANGGETEPARLPPFLAACLLDPADTSGGISACPAPEAIEALTGDSQRSTTASDTLAAAGWLARSHLALKTGNLASAIQHLATRKSALPARAAIDAEAIYTCGVASSFAACARWMSAHGRCLPWSLAIAHRLVSVGVSPLLFLGVRLTPFKAHAWVQVDRTVVVERLETTRMFTPILVV from the coding sequence ATGCCCTACGCGCTGCGCAGCGGAATATCGTTCTGTATGGTCGAAGAAAGGCCAGTGTTTCTCGATCTGTTCGCGGACCGGTATTTCGGCCTGTCGCCGACGCTGGAGGCGGCCTTCCTGCACGTGGCGAATGGCGGCGAAACCGAACCGGCCCGCCTCCCGCCCTTTCTGGCAGCGTGCCTGCTCGACCCGGCAGACACGAGTGGAGGCATAAGCGCTTGCCCCGCACCTGAGGCCATCGAGGCGCTAACTGGAGACAGCCAGCGCTCCACCACTGCATCCGACACACTCGCAGCAGCGGGCTGGCTGGCGAGATCTCATCTGGCGCTGAAAACCGGGAACCTTGCGTCAGCCATCCAGCACCTCGCCACACGTAAGTCGGCACTCCCAGCCCGCGCGGCGATTGACGCTGAAGCCATCTACACATGTGGTGTCGCGAGCTCGTTTGCGGCATGCGCTCGGTGGATGAGCGCTCACGGACGGTGCCTGCCCTGGTCGCTCGCAATCGCGCACCGACTGGTGTCGGTCGGGGTGAGCCCGCTTCTGTTTCTCGGCGTTCGCCTCACGCCATTCAAGGCGCATGCCTGGGTTCAGGTCGACAGAACCGTCGTGGTCGAGCGGCTGGAGACGACCCGCATGTTCACGCCGATCCTCGTCGTATGA
- a CDS encoding GntR family transcriptional regulator, whose amino-acid sequence MNAGTTAERVYDRLKREMACGSLSPGARLEPARLAQEFNSSPTPIRDALHRLAGERLVETRASDGFHVPAVTEIGLRDLYRWNDELVRTALRVSQEPCRQAGPLVEPVDAADLFAFIAARSRSAEIVTQVALANDRLAYIRQIESNIVANSLDEIRAINTALLQSSKSTKNLIQEYHRSRISIIPRLISHIFQNSSSLR is encoded by the coding sequence ATGAACGCAGGCACCACGGCGGAGCGCGTCTACGACAGGCTTAAACGCGAGATGGCATGCGGCTCCCTCAGCCCCGGAGCGCGGCTGGAGCCTGCTCGGCTTGCCCAGGAGTTCAACAGCAGCCCGACGCCAATCCGCGATGCACTGCATCGGCTCGCTGGAGAACGTCTCGTCGAAACGCGAGCGAGCGACGGGTTTCACGTCCCGGCCGTCACCGAAATCGGGCTGCGCGATCTTTACCGGTGGAACGACGAACTCGTGCGGACAGCTTTGCGCGTGAGCCAGGAACCCTGCCGGCAGGCCGGTCCCCTGGTAGAGCCGGTCGACGCCGCCGACCTCTTCGCATTCATTGCGGCGAGATCGCGCAGCGCCGAGATCGTCACTCAAGTCGCATTGGCCAATGACCGGCTCGCCTACATCCGCCAGATCGAATCGAACATCGTCGCTAACAGTTTAGACGAAATCCGAGCCATCAATACCGCCCTGTTGCAGAGCTCAAAATCCACCAAAAACCTCATACAAGAGTATCACCGATCGAGAATTTCGATCATTCCAAGATTAATAAGCCATATTTTTCAAAATAGCTCCAGCCTCAGATAA
- a CDS encoding IS3 family transposase (programmed frameshift) has translation MPSKKHKPEEIIGKLREAEIVLAQGASTAEACRRIAVSEQTYYRWRKEYGGLKTDQARRMKDLEKENQRLRRAISDLTLDKLILQEAAKGKLLSPARRRRCIDQLRQDLPIRVSERRICRVLGQHRSTQRKVPRGADDEQALTEDIVALAKQYGRYGYRRVTALLCHAGWTVNHKRVERIWRREGLKVPLRQPKRGRLWLNDGSCIRLRPEYPGHVWAYDFVEGRTHDGRKFRILTIIDEASRECLALIVARQLKHEDVLAALADLFISRGPPVHIRSDNGSEFIATAVQKWLGQIGVTTLYITPGSPWENGYNESFNGSLRDELLNGEIFYSLAEAKVLIEAWRRHYNTVRPHSSLGYRPPAPETATPPYPASGSASLHLRPNMAAMGLIH, from the exons ATGCCGAGCAAGAAGCACAAGCCGGAAGAGATTATCGGCAAGCTGCGTGAAGCTGAGATTGTGCTGGCGCAGGGAGCCTCGACAGCAGAGGCGTGCCGCCGGATCGCAGTCAGCGAGCAGACATACTATCGCTGGCGCAAGGAATATGGCGGCCTGAAGACCGACCAAGCGCGGCGGATGAAGGATCTGGAGAAAGAGAACCAGCGGCTACGCCGGGCGATTTCGGATCTGACGTTGGACAAGCTGATCTTGCAGGAAGCTGCCA AAGGGAAACTTCTAAGCCCCGCGCGGCGGCGGCGCTGCATCGATCAGTTGCGACAAGATTTGCCGATCCGGGTGTCCGAGCGACGGATATGCCGGGTGCTAGGGCAGCATCGATCGACACAGCGCAAGGTGCCGCGTGGGGCGGATGACGAACAGGCGCTCACGGAGGACATCGTCGCGTTGGCGAAGCAATATGGTCGCTATGGCTACCGCCGGGTGACGGCGTTGCTGTGCCATGCTGGGTGGACGGTGAACCACAAACGGGTCGAGCGGATATGGCGACGCGAAGGACTGAAGGTCCCGCTGCGCCAGCCCAAACGGGGACGCCTGTGGCTCAACGACGGATCATGTATCCGCCTACGGCCTGAGTATCCCGGGCATGTGTGGGCCTACGACTTCGTCGAAGGGCGCACGCACGATGGCCGCAAGTTCCGGATCCTGACCATCATCGATGAGGCCAGCAGGGAGTGCCTGGCACTCATCGTTGCCCGGCAGCTCAAACACGAGGATGTGCTGGCGGCGCTGGCTGACCTGTTCATTTCTCGCGGTCCTCCGGTACATATACGGTCCGACAACGGAAGCGAATTTATCGCGACCGCCGTCCAGAAATGGCTGGGGCAGATCGGCGTGACGACGCTCTACATCACGCCGGGATCACCATGGGAGAATGGCTATAACGAAAGCTTCAATGGATCGCTTCGCGACGAACTGCTCAACGGCGAGATCTTCTACAGCCTTGCTGAGGCCAAGGTGCTGATCGAGGCATGGCGGCGGCATTACAACACCGTTCGCCCTCACAGCAGCTTGGGCTACCGACCGCCGGCACCGGAAACGGCGACACCGCCATATCCGGCCTCCGGTTCCGCTTCGCTCCACCTCCGTCCGAATATGGCGGCGATGGGCTTAATCCACTAA
- a CDS encoding TonB-dependent siderophore receptor, producing MASPVDGNLTFEEAVSTALSGTGLKFSPSAGGVIVSKRSENDGDEGGIVVTGSRIRGAPVTSVQLTYGREEMRNAGQASAADVIRAIPQNFSGGQNPGVGANVTGGKSVDMGGGSSINLRGLGSDATLTLLDGRRLSFDAAIQSVDVSAIPFGAIERLDVVPDGSSALFGSDAVAGVANIILRRNFDGLETTVRIGSSTDGGNFQQQYGATLGQVWSSGSAMISAEYGSNSGIWSSQRTYLQSRSPGLEVYPALRHHNAAITVRQELAPGLTFDLDGIYNKRRREQTMPLNAAGNLSVSRYDLLQKTEFWAVAPSLRLELPADWEISLAGSYGWNKVYYEGTFTYGTVASSAGYGFYRNETGNIELSGNGKIVELPAGAVKIALGGGFRQDKFLRNTFRGLTEHVDETRDSYYAFGELSVPVIAPDQQSALGKSLDLSLAARYEHYSSVGSVTTPKLGLIYAPLSDVTLKASWGKSFRAPTFYEQYMPMPGYLYNATTYGGTSGTVIYVVGGNPDLKPERSTNWSATLALHPAALDGAELEVSYFNIRYRNRIVTPMAYPRQALTNPAYADYVTLNPDEATQSSVIDRMVTFTNYSSGAYDPANVVAIIDNSNINAGRQNIYGIDVLGRYAFDLADGRVSAAINGSYLHSEQQNQAGQAFTQLAGTLFNPPHFRGRGELGWAKGGVTLTAAVNYIGSVEDRRTATPAKVASMVPVDFTIRYRIGEERGLLAGIDVIFSLQNAFNDKPDTIATSAYTDTPYDSTNYSPFGRVVSLSVTKKW from the coding sequence ATGGCATCGCCGGTCGATGGTAATCTGACGTTCGAAGAGGCCGTCAGCACGGCTTTGTCCGGCACCGGGCTTAAATTCAGCCCATCTGCGGGCGGCGTGATCGTCAGCAAGCGGTCCGAAAACGATGGCGATGAGGGCGGCATTGTCGTGACTGGGTCGCGCATTCGCGGCGCGCCGGTTACCTCGGTACAGTTGACCTATGGCCGGGAGGAGATGCGCAATGCCGGACAGGCAAGCGCGGCAGACGTGATCCGTGCGATCCCGCAGAACTTCTCCGGAGGTCAGAATCCTGGCGTCGGTGCCAATGTCACGGGCGGCAAGAGTGTGGACATGGGGGGCGGATCGTCCATCAATCTTCGCGGGCTGGGGAGCGATGCGACGCTGACGTTGCTCGACGGTCGCCGTCTGAGCTTCGATGCGGCCATCCAGAGCGTCGATGTTTCGGCGATACCGTTCGGCGCTATCGAACGCCTCGATGTGGTGCCGGACGGTTCCTCCGCATTGTTCGGTTCGGATGCAGTAGCGGGCGTTGCCAACATCATCCTGCGCCGCAATTTCGATGGGCTCGAGACCACGGTACGGATCGGGAGTTCGACCGATGGCGGCAATTTCCAGCAGCAGTACGGCGCGACGCTTGGTCAGGTCTGGTCCTCCGGCAGCGCGATGATTTCCGCGGAATACGGCAGCAATTCCGGAATCTGGTCGAGCCAGCGCACCTATCTTCAAAGCCGCTCCCCGGGGCTCGAGGTCTATCCGGCTCTGCGCCACCATAATGCCGCGATCACTGTGCGGCAGGAACTGGCGCCTGGGCTGACGTTCGATCTCGACGGCATCTACAACAAGCGGCGGCGAGAGCAGACGATGCCGCTCAATGCCGCAGGCAACCTGTCGGTGAGCCGGTACGACTTGCTGCAGAAGACCGAGTTCTGGGCGGTCGCTCCCTCGCTTCGGCTTGAGCTTCCCGCCGACTGGGAAATCTCGCTGGCAGGGAGCTACGGCTGGAACAAGGTCTACTACGAGGGGACTTTTACCTATGGCACCGTGGCCTCGAGCGCCGGGTACGGGTTCTATCGCAATGAGACCGGCAACATCGAACTGAGCGGCAATGGCAAGATTGTCGAGCTTCCTGCCGGTGCTGTCAAAATCGCGCTGGGCGGCGGCTTCAGGCAGGACAAGTTCCTTCGCAATACCTTTCGCGGCCTCACCGAGCATGTCGACGAGACTCGGGACAGCTATTATGCCTTCGGTGAACTGAGCGTTCCTGTCATTGCGCCGGACCAGCAATCGGCATTGGGCAAGAGCCTCGATCTGAGCCTTGCTGCGCGTTACGAGCATTATTCCAGTGTGGGTTCGGTCACGACGCCGAAGCTCGGCCTCATTTACGCGCCGCTATCCGATGTCACGCTCAAGGCGAGCTGGGGCAAGTCCTTCCGCGCGCCGACATTCTACGAGCAGTATATGCCGATGCCCGGCTACCTTTATAACGCCACCACCTACGGCGGCACATCGGGCACCGTCATCTATGTGGTCGGCGGCAATCCCGACCTCAAGCCCGAGCGCTCGACCAACTGGTCGGCGACCTTGGCCTTGCATCCGGCGGCTCTGGACGGTGCGGAACTCGAGGTCAGCTATTTCAACATTCGCTATCGGAACCGCATCGTTACGCCGATGGCCTATCCCCGGCAGGCACTGACCAATCCGGCCTACGCGGACTACGTCACGCTCAATCCCGATGAGGCGACGCAAAGTTCAGTCATCGATCGGATGGTGACGTTCACCAATTATTCGAGCGGGGCCTACGATCCGGCCAATGTGGTCGCGATCATCGACAATTCCAACATCAATGCGGGGCGTCAGAACATCTACGGGATCGATGTCCTTGGGCGCTACGCCTTCGATCTCGCCGATGGCCGCGTGAGCGCAGCGATCAACGGCAGCTATCTTCACAGCGAACAACAGAATCAGGCAGGACAGGCGTTTACCCAGCTTGCGGGTACGCTGTTCAATCCGCCGCATTTCCGAGGGCGAGGGGAGCTCGGCTGGGCGAAGGGCGGCGTCACGCTCACCGCCGCTGTCAACTACATCGGCTCGGTCGAGGACAGGCGTACGGCAACACCGGCGAAAGTCGCGAGCATGGTGCCGGTCGATTTCACTATTCGGTATCGGATCGGGGAGGAACGGGGCCTGCTTGCGGGCATCGATGTGATCTTCTCGCTGCAGAACGCCTTTAACGACAAGCCCGATACGATCGCCACGAGCGCCTACACCGATACGCCCTACGACAGCACGAACTATTCGCCCTTCGGCCGGGTCGTCAGCCTTTCGGTGACCAAGAAATGGTAA
- a CDS encoding RNA polymerase sigma factor, with protein MRLNIDEDCPARLGEGDPLPPEDRVQAPKGNWIDRLYRSHRAKLIRFAMRHTQPDRAPDVVQQLFVRLAARGQADPLEVEAPDAYLRQATINLIRSEARYDRRRCASLHVCSDDVPIADVDGVASSEARDMLARLEAIMAELAPRTREIFLAHRFDGFTYGEIAARTGLSVKTVEKHMSRAIGHVTQRLEP; from the coding sequence ATGCGCCTGAACATCGATGAAGATTGTCCGGCAAGGCTCGGTGAGGGCGACCCTCTACCACCTGAAGATCGGGTCCAAGCCCCCAAAGGGAACTGGATCGACCGGCTCTACCGCTCGCATCGCGCCAAGCTTATTCGCTTTGCTATGCGGCATACGCAGCCGGACCGTGCACCCGATGTCGTTCAACAGCTGTTCGTCCGGCTCGCGGCCAGGGGACAGGCAGATCCATTGGAAGTGGAAGCGCCGGATGCATATTTACGCCAGGCAACGATCAATCTGATCCGAAGCGAAGCGCGGTACGACCGCCGCCGCTGCGCCAGCCTCCACGTCTGTTCGGACGATGTCCCCATTGCCGATGTTGATGGTGTCGCGTCATCCGAGGCCCGCGATATGCTTGCCCGGCTTGAGGCGATCATGGCCGAACTGGCGCCGCGCACGCGCGAGATCTTCCTCGCACACCGATTCGATGGCTTTACCTACGGAGAGATTGCTGCGCGGACGGGGCTGAGCGTAAAGACCGTCGAGAAGCACATGAGCCGGGCGATCGGGCATGTCACTCAGCGGCTTGAGCCATGA
- a CDS encoding benenodin family lasso peptide: MERNDDVIELGAASVETQGPVGNNPDVGLGQIDAGLAED; this comes from the coding sequence ATGGAACGAAATGACGACGTGATCGAACTGGGCGCTGCCAGCGTGGAAACGCAGGGCCCTGTCGGCAACAATCCGGATGTCGGCCTGGGCCAGATCGACGCCGGCCTCGCTGAAGACTGA
- a CDS encoding FecR domain-containing protein, giving the protein MSLEQDADDWFIRMRRSDAESIRAEFNEWRADPEHAEAYERRVRSFDTMMFLASTGTVRNRDLGAAKPWLLRPSFRKYAATAAGLILLGVFVPILIHRGWDVPEVVSRMEVASLEEAPRRISLPDGSTVILDRGSRMQISFDGRQRRLRLLAGRARFAVAHEKTRPFIVEAGAGRVIAHGTIFDVELAQAIVRVALLQGAVEVRDASGGHGRKRQELAAGQRVGIERGSVGKPTPIVAADSQWPNDMLVLDGVDIGEAVTAFNRTAPMPVLYEASPSRSMKVTGAFRRSDPESFARQVARTFGLGFEAREDGSFAIVDS; this is encoded by the coding sequence ATGAGCCTCGAGCAGGATGCCGATGACTGGTTCATTAGGATGCGGCGGTCGGACGCAGAGAGCATCCGCGCCGAGTTCAATGAATGGCGTGCCGACCCTGAGCACGCAGAAGCGTATGAGCGCAGGGTGCGGTCATTCGACACGATGATGTTTCTCGCCAGCACAGGCACTGTCCGAAACAGGGATCTCGGTGCCGCAAAACCCTGGCTGTTGCGACCTTCGTTCCGGAAGTACGCGGCTACCGCGGCCGGCCTCATACTGCTTGGGGTTTTCGTTCCCATTCTCATCCACCGTGGTTGGGACGTGCCGGAAGTGGTCTCACGGATGGAAGTGGCTTCACTTGAGGAAGCGCCGCGCCGGATATCGCTACCGGACGGCTCGACGGTCATCCTCGATAGGGGATCGCGGATGCAGATTTCCTTTGATGGGCGGCAGCGGCGGCTGCGGTTGCTCGCCGGGCGCGCGCGTTTTGCCGTGGCACATGAGAAGACAAGGCCCTTCATCGTCGAGGCAGGGGCGGGCAGGGTGATCGCGCACGGCACGATCTTTGACGTGGAACTGGCGCAGGCGATTGTGAGGGTTGCTCTGCTGCAAGGCGCCGTCGAAGTGCGCGATGCCAGCGGCGGGCATGGTCGCAAGCGACAGGAGCTCGCAGCAGGCCAGAGGGTGGGGATCGAAAGAGGCTCCGTCGGCAAGCCCACGCCGATCGTCGCTGCCGATAGCCAGTGGCCCAATGACATGCTGGTCCTTGACGGTGTGGATATCGGGGAGGCCGTCACTGCATTCAACCGCACTGCTCCCATGCCTGTCCTTTACGAGGCATCGCCGAGCCGGTCCATGAAAGTCACTGGAGCCTTCAGACGATCGGATCCGGAAAGCTTCGCGCGGCAAGTGGCGAGGACGTTCGGTCTTGGTTTCGAAGCGCGCGAAGACGGCAGCTTTGCGATCGTGGATAGTTGA